One window from the genome of Lentibacillus daqui encodes:
- a CDS encoding glycerate kinase encodes MNIVVAPDSFKGSLTSVEASEIMKSAIMDVNNSYFVTKKPMADGGEGTLDSLLNASNGERIEVDCTGPLGDKITTSYGIINTNTAVIECANIVGLTQVPDNERHPNNTTTYGIGEVIVHAFHMGCDSFIIGLGGSSTNDGGLGMLLALGMDAWDANGEQITGYGRDLYRVKTIKFDHMDKRLTKAEFKVASDVENPLCGELGATHVFGPQKGVPKHEIKQLDKALGRFANEVEANLSINVQERPGAGAAGGLGFALMSIGGSLVSGAELIGETIRIEDAIKTADLVITGEGQSDEQTLYGKAPGYVATIARKYDVPVVLISGSLNGDLDLLRERFSGCFSIINRPLSLEQCFNEAGELLFDQTKQVVHFMGNVRQ; translated from the coding sequence TTTAAAGGGAGTTTAACATCAGTTGAGGCGTCCGAAATAATGAAATCGGCTATAATGGATGTTAACAATAGTTATTTCGTCACAAAAAAACCGATGGCAGATGGTGGGGAGGGGACACTGGATTCTTTACTCAATGCTAGCAACGGCGAACGTATAGAGGTAGATTGTACTGGGCCTTTGGGGGATAAAATAACCACTTCATATGGAATTATAAATACAAATACGGCGGTTATTGAGTGCGCAAATATTGTAGGCTTAACACAAGTACCTGACAATGAACGTCATCCAAACAATACAACAACATATGGCATCGGCGAAGTCATTGTTCATGCATTTCATATGGGGTGTGATTCCTTTATTATCGGGTTAGGTGGCAGTTCTACAAATGATGGCGGGTTGGGAATGCTGCTTGCTCTGGGAATGGACGCTTGGGATGCAAATGGTGAACAGATAACCGGGTATGGACGAGATTTGTATCGCGTGAAAACGATTAAATTTGATCATATGGACAAAAGATTGACCAAAGCAGAATTTAAAGTCGCAAGCGATGTAGAAAATCCATTATGTGGCGAGTTAGGGGCAACTCATGTTTTTGGTCCACAGAAAGGTGTGCCTAAGCATGAAATAAAACAATTGGATAAAGCTTTAGGTCGTTTTGCAAATGAGGTTGAAGCTAATCTCAGCATCAATGTGCAAGAAAGACCAGGAGCAGGAGCAGCGGGAGGCTTAGGCTTTGCGCTTATGTCAATTGGTGGCAGCTTGGTTTCCGGTGCAGAATTAATAGGGGAAACAATACGTATTGAAGATGCCATTAAAACTGCTGACCTCGTTATTACCGGGGAAGGGCAGAGTGACGAACAAACCCTTTATGGAAAGGCACCCGGTTATGTTGCCACAATCGCAAGGAAATACGACGTTCCAGTTGTTTTAATTTCCGGAAGTCTCAACGGGGATTTAGACTTATTACGAGAAAGATTTTCCGGCTGCTTTTCCATTATTAATAGGCCATTGTCATTAGAGCAATGTTTTAACGAAGCTGGTGAATTGCTCTTTGATCAAACAAAACAGGTCGTTCATTTTATGGGAAATGTAAGGCAGTGA
- a CDS encoding dicarboxylate/amino acid:cation symporter, which yields MYKLWKWYLGKSFISKISVGFLLGIIVGLIFGQSASVLAPLGDVFLNLLKMIVIPLILLTIIVSVNNANPKELGRIGGKIFPYYIITTAISVFLGLVIAKMINPGSGLELPTSTNMEVSEAPSLIDVLLQIIPANIFQSLADGDVLSIVFLAVIVGFAISFMRNSTESHMNEWGSLLLKLMEGGSEVSFRILNGILQYAPVGVLGITASTIGNQGLHTLQSLAKYVGASYLGVAIHMFIIFSILLLIFKVPVLKFFRDIREAMMTAFVTASSLGTLPITIKNAHKAGISDRVANFTLPIGATVNMNGSGIHFGVGVVFAANIVGYDLSIGAIVAIILTGTLAAVGTAGVPGAGLIGMSIVFTQAGLPIEIVGLTAGVNVLTDMVFTCCNVTGDLIGAAIVDKSEKKHIMSTKDAINETTSN from the coding sequence ATGTATAAGCTCTGGAAATGGTACCTGGGAAAGTCGTTTATCTCGAAAATTTCGGTTGGATTTTTGCTGGGAATTATCGTTGGTTTGATTTTCGGTCAGTCAGCAAGTGTGTTGGCGCCTTTGGGAGATGTGTTTTTAAATCTCTTGAAAATGATCGTCATTCCTCTCATTCTATTGACAATCATTGTTTCCGTAAATAATGCCAATCCCAAAGAATTAGGACGTATTGGTGGTAAAATTTTTCCCTACTACATTATTACGACTGCTATCTCCGTATTTCTTGGTCTTGTGATTGCCAAAATGATTAACCCCGGAAGCGGCCTGGAATTGCCAACCAGCACGAATATGGAAGTTTCAGAAGCACCATCGCTAATTGATGTATTGTTACAAATCATACCTGCAAATATATTTCAATCCCTTGCCGATGGTGATGTTTTGAGCATTGTCTTTTTAGCGGTGATTGTTGGGTTTGCCATCTCCTTCATGCGCAATTCCACGGAATCACACATGAACGAATGGGGATCGCTATTGTTGAAGTTGATGGAAGGTGGCAGTGAGGTGAGCTTTCGAATTTTAAATGGTATCTTACAATATGCACCAGTTGGCGTGTTGGGAATTACGGCATCAACCATTGGTAATCAAGGGCTTCATACCTTACAATCATTAGCCAAATATGTCGGTGCATCTTATCTTGGCGTTGCGATTCATATGTTTATCATTTTTTCGATATTGTTATTAATTTTTAAAGTTCCTGTATTGAAATTTTTCCGTGACATACGTGAAGCAATGATGACAGCTTTTGTTACGGCCAGTAGTTTAGGTACGCTCCCAATCACCATTAAAAATGCGCATAAAGCAGGTATCAGTGATCGAGTGGCCAATTTTACTCTGCCAATTGGTGCCACTGTCAATATGAACGGTTCCGGAATTCATTTTGGGGTTGGCGTTGTGTTTGCTGCCAATATTGTCGGTTATGATCTCTCAATCGGCGCAATTGTTGCTATTATCTTGACCGGGACACTAGCTGCAGTGGGTACTGCCGGTGTACCTGGAGCGGGGTTAATCGGTATGTCGATTGTATTTACACAAGCAGGGCTTCCAATTGAAATTGTTGGTCTTACAGCAGGTGTAAATGTGTTAACCGATATGGTTTTTACCTGCTGTAATGTAACCGGTGATCTGATTGGAGCAGCTATTGTCGATAAGAGTGAGAAAAAACATATAATGTCGACGAAAGATGCGATAAATGAAACGACTTCCAATTAA